One region of Oryza glaberrima chromosome 7, OglaRS2, whole genome shotgun sequence genomic DNA includes:
- the LOC127778386 gene encoding uncharacterized protein LOC127778386, whose product MMKLKGTRLHNFRDSNLNFAAEGMPAVKKDDVRTHRPVGMRKGRWVLGDITEVLDRNSWRLGKIAKVLKDDYFVIRVTGCMQMREFHISCLRFPHAYHGKQSAVIDKVREQSEKQTQHVDQTFHHSKMVMEEDHHSNEANDHITKRHKAINLCPSSSARNVKKKLELTRMPPDDSIPGASKKRRVDAHEVHRQTRKPQPLKVSAKNDIHRDLFCRPSSERYNDLAKNNLTKRKPDSIVRPPSQMPLQVREENECSVASCSVNFSEHSMNTDTQSVGVRNSFPDDAMSSCPSMLRQESDNVHGCDFKMDVHELELQAYQSTVRAFYALGPLTWEQESLLTNLRLSLNITNEEHLLQLRHLLSS is encoded by the exons ATGATGAAACTAAAAGGTACAAGGCTACATAACTTTAGGGATAGCAATCTAAACTTTGCTGCTGAAGGGATGCCTGCAGTGAAGAAGGATGATGTTAGGACGCATCGGCCAGTTGGTATGAGAAAAGGCAGATGGGTTCTTGGTGACATAACTGAGGTTTTGGATCGTAATTCGTGGAGGCTTGGGAAGATTGCAAAGGTGCTGAAGGATGACTATTTCGTCATCAGGGTAACAGGTTGCATGCAAATGAGAGAATTCCACATATCTTGCTTGAGGTTTCCACATGCCTATCATGGCAAGCAGTCAGCTGTAATAGACAAA GTCAGAGAGCAGAGTGAAAAACAGACCCAACATGTTGATCAAACATTTCATCACTCAAAAATGGTGATGGAAGAGGATCATCACTCCAATGAAGCTAATGATCACATCACTAAGAGGCACAAAGCGATCAATCTCTGTCCTTCCTCTAGTGCAAGAAATGTGAAGAAAAAATTAGaactgactaggatgccaccaGATGATTCAATTCCAGGAGCAAGCAAGAAAAGGAGAGTAGATGCACATGAAGTTCATCGGCAAACCAGGAAACCACAGCCTCTGAAAGTGTCTGCAAAGAATGACATCCACAGAGATCTCTTTTGTAGGCCTTCTAGTGAAAGATACAATGATCTTGCCAAGAACAACTTAACAAAGAGAAAACCAGACAGCATAGTTCGTCCACCATCCCAAATGCCTCTTCAAGTTAGAGAAGAAAACGAGTGTTCTGTGGCTAGTTGTAGTGTGAATTTCTCAGAACACTCTATGAACACTGACACACAATCTGTCGGAGTCAGGAACAGCTTCCCTGATGATGCCATGTCTTCATGTCCATCCATGCTTAGGCAGGAGAGTGACAATGTCCATGGCTGTGATTTCAAAATGGATGTCCATGAGCTGGAGCTACAAGCATATCAATCAACAGTGAGAGCTTTCTATGCATTGGGACCACTGACATGGGAGCAAGAGTCACTTCTGACAAATCTGCGCCTTTCGCTTAACATCACAAATGAGGAACACTTGCTTCAGTTGAGACACCTATTATCTTCTTGA